The following DNA comes from Solanum stenotomum isolate F172 chromosome 11, ASM1918654v1, whole genome shotgun sequence.
GAGAGATGGTACTTTCATAACTAGGTGAAGAAATTGCTTGTATCTTTCTTGTTAATGTTGTTTTGCTGCTTGGTTTTTCTTTAGAGTTATTAGTCATCTATAAATCtgtctatttttctttcttaagtGTCCATCTGGATGTTAAATAAATATCCATCTCTATGTTTGAATAACCACTCTCTcttgctctttcttttcttgcacATGTTCACATATCTGATGTACGATTTGACTGACAGATGACTCAACATATTGCAGTTGTTTGCTTTATCAGCAACAGAGGTTGGATCATTGATAAGTATGGGGACCAGAGATTCTTCTGAATTCTTTCATGATCCTTCAATGCTGTCTAGGTTGATTTGCTGATACAGTTCTTGGCTATGGGCTATCTTTTAGTGTACATGTTTACATGcactcacacacacacacacacttttTAGTACAGAATCCTTGCATCCTACTCATTATTAGTTTCTCTTTATTCTCATCACTGTATAACTAAGCAGATGTTATATGTTACAGTAATGCTGGTCAAGTTAGAAAGAGTTTGTCAATTAAGCCAAATGCTGATGGCAGTGGTTTTTTCATTTCATTGAGTAAGTATCAGTTTATATGTTcacctttttcaaaattttgcttCCAACCAATAAGATGCATCACAATTTGTTCTGTAATGATAGCTGTCCATGTTAAGGATCAATGATATGCTTAAAAGTAACTGTTTTCGCGATATGTTAAAACAatgatatatatgtttcatcCTGTTCTTGTATGGCCTCTGGGTGTGTTTCTTTCGTATTTTGGCAAGCCATGTATTAGTGCTCATACTAATTGCAGCATTTGATTTTGCCCTTTATGCAGGTGTTGTCAACAATAATCTCAAAACCAATGATCGTTTTACTGTTCCTGTCACTACTGCCGAATTTGCTGTTATGCGAACAGCTTTCAGTGTACGATCTACTAATATGTTTCTGTTGTAAAAGAAATTATGCTTCTATTCAATTAGTTTTCCTAAGCACCCTGCTTTCTTATTACTTTGAGATGCTTCTGTTACCTGTTCTTATCCTAGCTCTGACTTCGTTAGTGAAATTTAATTGATGGTGAATGAACATTTTATATCAGGAAATGGAGCTGTGAGTAAGAAGTAAAACTTGTTGTCAGAACCTCATACATCACCAATATCTAGtgattgtattatttattaagaaaacattTTGCCTTTACCTGGAAATGAAAATGCGTACAATCTTTTGAATTTGACAATGAATGAACCTTATATGGCGGTCAATGGTGTGAATGCATTTGTTATGAGAATTTGGTACATATTATCAAAACTTAGTTTcccaaacaattttttttcaggTTATTGATAGAATTTGGTGTATTTTTAGGGTCCTTTCTTAATTATTCTAACCTTTTTGACTTGTATGATTGAAACTGCTTAgtgttatttctttttagtttacCCACAAGGTCCCTAGTTGTATTGGAAGATTGGGTGTTGTTTGTAGAAAAGGGCATCTTTTTGTAAGGTTTTCCACTTTTTAGTACAGTTCTTGAACACGAGTGTGTTTAACCCTTTAgttaataaaatttcattacttcattaaaaaatgattaaactGCTTAGTGCTTACAAGATGTGTACCTGCAGTTTCATTGTTGTACAAAGTAATCACCAAGTAGAATGTCCTATACTGTTATGTGCCTTCTACAAATATTTCTCCAATAAGTTGCAGCTTCATTTTGACTTTTTGTCTGTGGTTCTCATTGTCTATTAATAATTTTGGTCTTCTAACTGTAGTTTGCGTTGCCTCACATCATGGGATGGGATCGCTTCACTAATCGGCCTTCAGAAAGCATCTCTCAAAGTCCCTCAAAGGTGGTTCCACAACTAATGGAGGCGGAGTGGGATAGATGAGAGTTTGTGTTTATTGTGTAGTAGTCTCATTCTAGCATGACCTATGTTCTCTTTTGGTTGTGAAAGGAACTTGCTTGCCTAGTTAAATTTTTGTCCAGGTGCAATGTAAACTTAGAAGCTATCTGGTTCTCTTGCATCACAGGTTGATTGTGTCGTATTGCTCTAAActtcaaaaatgtattttcgGAGTTGAAGCATCAGAGAGTATATGTTATGTAGTGTTGATCAATCAATTATATTCTGTTAAAATGGAGCAAGTAAATGTCTAAGCTATGCATTTTGGTTTTCTATTCTAGGTGGGAttataaatatcttttaatgAATTGTGCCATATGTTCATGCTTCTACTGATGGATTGGGATGACAATATTGCAGTGTGGGTTGGTGGTTATAATTCTTATAAGAAAAATTGACCCTTCTTTGAtcctaaaaattcaaataaatgtAGAAGataattattctctttacgaTGTTGTGgtagtatattttaaaacacCATCTATATTTTACAATTTACAAAAATCCATAAGAATACATACAACCAAAGTGGATAGAGATAACTGAAATATACTCCATAAGAATGAACAAAATTGAAGATAATGGAGATGAAGCTAAGGTTGACATAGCAAAGGATGAGGAGAAGTGAAAGAGATCGAGGCGATGAACATAAATGAGTTTACGATTCCATGGCAATTTGTGGGGGAAGTGCAGGTTCTATTTCATGATCAATCTCAAGTTGACTGTAATTGCCTTTTTCTTTGAAGAGTTGAATGTGATGATGCTTGCAATAAAGTGTTCCTTCATGTGCAATGTAGTTTGATGGACTTATAGTACAACCTCCATGtgtgcatttgaagcaagcctTGTGGTATGCTGCTCCATTCACAGTAACCTTATGTAACACAAACAAACACTCTTAAATTCAATGacatctatatttatttataataaagggaaaaaggacaaatatacactcgaactatcgtaaatggtatgcagataccctccgtcatacttttgggatattggtgcccctgccatccaaaaactagagcatatatactaacggacatacacgtgtcataatcttatccatcgacccgacatttattaaatatttgatcgacggataagattgcgccacatgtccctatttagtcttccgttagagtgaagggcatatatgctctagtttttggacggtagaggcaccaatgtcccaaaagtatgacgaaggatATCTatataccatttacgatagttcagggtatatttgttcttttttcccTATAATAAatgaatgtatatatattggttATTACCTTCTCAATGGGATATACAGTTTTAGTGCAGCACACACATTTTTCTCTGGTGCCTGCGAATAAACTTGAGACTTTGGTGCCAGTTCCATTCTGTGTTTTACATGACAAAgttgaaataaattataaagCAGAATAACTGATTATATATACAAGAAATTAAATACATTCAAAACATTGCCTCGTTATCCACAGATTTTTCTGGCTTTGTGATCTTTGGAGTTCCTGGTAAAAGATAAGTTGATCAAATACttaattatatacaattatttctattttttgtatgtatttcTTCGTTATACCTTCAAAACTCTTGTCCAAACTGCCAGTTCTCTTAAAAAGCTGATCAAAATGAGGCCTGCAGTATATTACCCCTTCAAAGGAATTGAAATTGCTGAGctgaaataagtaaaaaatgtcTCAACTGTGGTATACAtcatatttaaaagaaaaagagagaaagattAGTGTGAGCCTTTTGCATACAAAGATGGATGATATATACCTTGAGAGTACTTTTACAATGGTAGCACCTGAAACAAGCTTTGTGATAAATGCGATTATCAGCAGCAAGACGATCCACTAGATATACTGTCTTCTCACAAGCATTACACTTTTGTGTTGTTCCAGCAAATGTCATCGTAATTAGATTGTTGTTTGTAACGAAAAGAGTTAAAGACAGAGAACAGATATCGGAGGATGAAATCAATTTTCTTTCCCTCTGTTCTCTTCCCCAaactcctctctctctctctctctctctatctcttGCTAAACTTGATTATTATCAAACAGCTTAAATAAATTTTGGACTAATGAAATATGTTTGCAGATTCATAGTAATTTACGGGCCATGATAGATATTCCATCATTTTCTCATTAATTATCTCCTTATACCAAGCTCTTCCACTCCCATAATAAAAATTGTTAGAAGTAGATGACCATAGTAGGATAAGCGGTTATTGTAAATATATTGTAGAGTCTAGAATAGAACCCATACTATCTCCTAATTGTAGAAATGATATCCTACAATTACTctcttgaattagttttttctaataattaatAAACTTACAAAGACTCCAACAAAATCGAGTTATCCCTAATTGCAAGTTTTAAATTCGATCAAAATTGGCTAGGAATCATAGTTCTTTGGCTACTGTTGATGGAGTCCCAAAGCTGCATGGTATATGTACTAATGAGTTTGGGACTGATACGTTCT
Coding sequences within:
- the LOC125845414 gene encoding single-stranded DNA-binding protein WHY2, mitochondrial isoform X2; the protein is MLKVSRLLHPRNQLLHKKLPGECVKGSIWQHAINTFAGFSTVRQNVVADGKREGRVFAPYSVFKGKAALSAEPRLPTFNRLDSGGVKLNRRGVIMLTFWPSVGERKYDWEKRQLFALSATEVGSLISMGTRDSSEFFHDPSMLSSNAGQVRKSLSIKPNADGSGFFISLSVVNNNLKTNDRFTVPVTTAEFAVMRTAFSFALPHIMGWDRFTNRPSESISQSPSKVVPQLMEAEWDR
- the LOC125845414 gene encoding single-stranded DNA-binding protein WHY2, mitochondrial isoform X1; protein product: MLKVSRLLHPRNQLLHKKLPGECVKGSIWQHAINTFAGFSTVRQNVVADAGKREGRVFAPYSVFKGKAALSAEPRLPTFNRLDSGGVKLNRRGVIMLTFWPSVGERKYDWEKRQLFALSATEVGSLISMGTRDSSEFFHDPSMLSSNAGQVRKSLSIKPNADGSGFFISLSVVNNNLKTNDRFTVPVTTAEFAVMRTAFSFALPHIMGWDRFTNRPSESISQSPSKVVPQLMEAEWDR
- the LOC125844557 gene encoding LIM domain-containing protein WLIM1-like; this encodes MTFAGTTQKCNACEKTVYLVDRLAADNRIYHKACFRCYHCKSTLKLSNFNSFEGVIYCRPHFDQLFKRTGSLDKSFEGTPKITKPEKSVDNENGTGTKVSSLFAGTREKCVCCTKTVYPIEKVTVNGAAYHKACFKCTHGGCTISPSNYIAHEGTLYCKHHHIQLFKEKGNYSQLEIDHEIEPALPPQIAMES